The Streptomyces camelliae genome window below encodes:
- a CDS encoding GNAT family N-acetyltransferase, whose amino-acid sequence MIVRDAAASDGDDIYRLLSGFVTSYQPERAVFDAVTFPQIIEAAAAGRAEFLVAEQDARVVGYLLAVRMPTLFAGGTVLELLELTVDTPVRGRGTGSALIRAAQTRAGEANDVEVTVPTRRAAGFYRDLGFQETAAYLKWTATGEQS is encoded by the coding sequence GTGATCGTCCGCGACGCCGCCGCCTCGGACGGCGATGACATCTACCGTCTGCTGAGCGGATTCGTGACGAGCTATCAGCCCGAGCGAGCCGTCTTCGACGCCGTCACCTTTCCGCAGATCATCGAGGCCGCCGCAGCCGGGAGGGCCGAGTTCCTCGTCGCCGAGCAGGACGCTCGCGTGGTCGGCTACCTGCTCGCGGTGCGCATGCCCACCCTCTTCGCCGGCGGAACGGTCCTCGAACTGCTGGAACTCACCGTGGACACGCCCGTGCGCGGCCGTGGTACGGGTTCCGCGCTGATCCGGGCCGCGCAGACCAGGGCCGGGGAGGCGAACGACGTCGAGGTGACCGTGCCGACCCGCAGGGCGGCCGGCTTCTATCGCGATCTGGGGTTCCAGGAGACAGCCGCCTATCTCAAGTGGACCGCGACCGGGGAGCAGTCATGA
- a CDS encoding UdgX family uracil-DNA binding protein (This protein belongs to the uracil DNA glycosylase superfamily, members of which act in excision repair of DNA. However, it belongs more specifically to UdgX branch, whose founding member was found to bind uracil in DNA (where it does not belong), without cleaving it, appears to promote DNA repair by a pathway involving RecA, rather than base excision.), with translation MGTEPADPAERHDATPFLPGRRAGLPGLRKAAAGCRGCPLYREATQTVFGEGDTDARVLLLGEQPGDQEDRQGRPFVGPAGRVLRRALADAGIDPQHVYVTNAVKHFKFTVPEGRKRRIHKAPTLREMTACRPWLGAELRVVAPEVVVALGGTAGKALLGSGFRVTEQRGALLPWPGLGVDGDGGGTGAAEEGISALVATIHPSAVLRADDADRAKVYDGLVADLRLVADVLADGDGHTRKAESR, from the coding sequence ATGGGCACCGAGCCCGCCGACCCGGCCGAGAGGCATGACGCGACACCCTTCCTCCCGGGACGGCGCGCGGGACTGCCCGGGCTGCGCAAGGCGGCCGCGGGATGCCGGGGCTGCCCGCTGTACCGGGAGGCCACCCAGACCGTGTTCGGCGAAGGCGACACGGACGCACGCGTCCTGCTCCTCGGCGAGCAGCCCGGGGACCAGGAGGACCGGCAGGGCAGACCGTTCGTCGGCCCCGCGGGCAGGGTGCTCAGACGCGCGCTCGCGGACGCGGGCATCGACCCGCAGCACGTGTACGTGACCAACGCGGTCAAGCACTTCAAGTTCACCGTCCCCGAGGGCCGTAAACGCCGTATCCACAAGGCTCCGACCCTGCGCGAGATGACGGCCTGCCGGCCCTGGCTCGGAGCGGAGCTGCGGGTCGTGGCACCGGAGGTGGTCGTCGCCCTCGGCGGGACGGCGGGCAAGGCCCTGCTCGGCTCGGGCTTCCGGGTGACCGAGCAGCGGGGCGCCCTGCTGCCCTGGCCCGGGCTCGGCGTGGACGGCGACGGCGGCGGTACGGGCGCGGCGGAGGAGGGGATCAGCGCCCTGGTGGCGACGATCCACCCGTCCGCCGTGCTGCGCGCCGACGACGCCGACCGGGCGAAGGTCTACGACGGCCTCGTCGCCGACCTGCGCCTCGTGGCCGACGTCCTGGCCGACGGCGACGGGCACACGCGGAAAGCCGAGAGCCGCTGA
- a CDS encoding Ku protein, with protein sequence MARAVWNGALTFGLVSLPVQLFTATDSHTIRFRQLQRGTSDRVRNKRVNERTGEEVPPDEIVKGLDAGDAYVILEPRELEDIAPGRSRELEITGFVDLADVEPVFFDRTYYLGPKGEQYEKVYAVLEKALERAGKAGIATFVMRNREYLVAVKAESGILTLHTLHWADEIRDPRAEIDDLPGRVRVADRELKTAEQLIDALSMEWDPEDFHDIYHEKVQDLVEAKKKGESVEKAEQPAEATNVIDLMDALRASVDRAKSKKAARPGGRAARPSGRPPASGPVRGRRPRSTRSPSRSSTTWRPRPASRADPR encoded by the coding sequence ATGGCACGTGCGGTGTGGAACGGTGCCCTGACCTTCGGTCTGGTGTCGTTGCCGGTCCAGTTGTTCACGGCTACGGACAGCCACACCATCCGGTTCCGTCAGCTGCAGCGCGGCACCTCGGACCGGGTGCGCAACAAGCGCGTGAACGAGCGCACCGGCGAGGAAGTGCCGCCGGACGAGATCGTCAAGGGGCTCGACGCGGGAGACGCCTACGTGATCCTCGAACCCCGGGAACTGGAGGACATCGCCCCCGGCCGCTCCCGGGAGCTGGAGATCACCGGGTTCGTGGACCTCGCGGACGTCGAGCCCGTCTTCTTCGACCGGACGTACTACCTGGGGCCCAAAGGGGAGCAGTACGAGAAGGTGTACGCCGTGCTGGAGAAGGCCCTGGAGCGTGCGGGAAAAGCGGGGATCGCCACCTTCGTGATGCGCAACCGGGAGTATCTGGTCGCGGTGAAGGCCGAGTCCGGGATCCTGACCCTGCACACGTTGCACTGGGCGGACGAGATCAGGGATCCGCGCGCCGAGATCGACGATCTGCCCGGCCGGGTCCGGGTGGCCGACCGCGAGCTGAAGACGGCGGAGCAGCTGATCGACGCCTTGAGCATGGAGTGGGACCCGGAGGACTTCCACGACATCTATCACGAGAAGGTGCAGGATCTGGTGGAGGCCAAGAAGAAGGGCGAGAGCGTCGAGAAGGCCGAGCAGCCGGCCGAGGCCACGAACGTCATCGACCTCATGGACGCGTTGCGGGCCAGCGTGGACCGCGCGAAGTCGAAGAAGGCGGCACGTCCCGGGGGAAGGGCGGCACGGCCGAGCGGTCGGCCGCCGGCCAGCGGTCCCGTGCGCGGACGGAGGCCTCGCTCGACTCGCTCACCAAGTCGCAGCTCTACGACCTGGCGGCCGAGGCCGGCGTCCAGGGCCGATCCGCGATGA
- a CDS encoding maleylpyruvate isomerase family mycothiol-dependent enzyme: MVNDDASTALADFDPPAVLEQIDAATEHLLQTAARFTDADVRAPSLLPNWSRGHVLTHLARNADGGRRLLSWARTGVETAEYPSLAAREEEIERGAGRSAAALVADLRDSAARFAAEYRRMTSVAWSRTVRWTRGQERPAARAADSRLSEVLVHHADLDAGYTAAQWPAVFVHDMLGRVVTAFGVRDNTPAMRLHATDTDTWYGIGGAQPAPVIHGTESSLLSWLMGRSPGTDLTAQDRTSLPEPPFLY, from the coding sequence ATGGTGAACGACGACGCCTCCACCGCTCTCGCGGACTTCGATCCCCCTGCCGTCCTGGAACAGATCGACGCCGCGACGGAGCACCTCCTGCAGACGGCAGCCCGGTTCACCGACGCCGACGTACGCGCGCCGTCGCTGCTGCCGAACTGGTCGCGTGGGCACGTCCTGACCCATCTGGCCCGCAATGCCGACGGCGGGCGTCGGCTGCTCAGCTGGGCCCGGACCGGCGTGGAGACGGCGGAGTATCCGAGCCTGGCGGCCAGGGAGGAGGAGATCGAGAGGGGGGCGGGGCGCAGCGCCGCCGCGCTGGTGGCGGACCTGCGGGACAGCGCTGCCCGGTTCGCGGCGGAGTACCGGCGGATGACGTCCGTGGCCTGGAGCCGCACGGTCCGCTGGACCCGGGGCCAGGAGCGTCCCGCGGCCCGCGCCGCCGACTCCAGGCTCAGCGAGGTGCTGGTGCACCATGCGGACCTGGACGCCGGATACACCGCCGCGCAGTGGCCGGCCGTCTTCGTCCACGACATGCTCGGCCGGGTGGTCACGGCATTCGGCGTCCGTGACAACACCCCCGCCATGCGGCTGCACGCCACCGACACCGACACCTGGTACGGCATCGGCGGCGCGCAGCCCGCACCGGTGATCCACGGCACGGAAAGCTCGCTGCTGAGCTGGCTGATGGGACGTTCCCCGGGCACCGACCTGACCGCGCAGGACCGCACCTCACTGCCCGAGCCCCCGTTCCTCTACTGA
- a CDS encoding glutamate--cysteine ligase codes for MRTVGVEEELLLVDPGTGEPRAMSAAVLAHAAQDDPGQSVFEKELFGQMLEYATHPQSRMGALGAEIMRCRREAARHAGEVGCAVAALAMSPLPINPSLCVNERYQWMAERYGITAQEQLVCGCHVHVSVESATEGVAVIDQVRPWLAVLAALSANSPYCQGRDTGYAAYRTLVWWRWPSAGPTELFGSAERYHRRVAEMLATGVILDEAMAYFDARLSARYPTVEIRVADVCLRADTAVLVAALARALVETAARDWRAGRPPLDHDVCLLRLAAWQAARAGLEEDLLDPVTMRPRPAADVVRSLLEHVGDALTDSGDTDCVEAAVAGLLGRGNGAREQRLLKERTGSLREVVTECVRRTQLCR; via the coding sequence GTGCGCACCGTAGGAGTGGAGGAGGAACTCCTTCTGGTCGACCCGGGCACCGGGGAGCCGAGGGCCATGTCGGCCGCCGTCCTGGCCCATGCGGCACAGGACGATCCGGGGCAGAGCGTGTTCGAGAAGGAACTGTTCGGGCAGATGCTGGAATACGCCACCCACCCGCAGTCGCGGATGGGCGCCCTCGGCGCCGAGATCATGCGCTGCCGCCGGGAGGCGGCCCGGCACGCCGGCGAGGTCGGGTGCGCGGTCGCCGCGCTGGCCATGTCCCCGCTGCCGATCAACCCGTCGCTCTGCGTGAACGAGCGCTATCAGTGGATGGCCGAGCGGTACGGGATCACCGCCCAGGAACAGCTGGTGTGCGGCTGCCATGTGCATGTGTCGGTGGAGTCCGCCACGGAGGGCGTGGCCGTGATCGACCAGGTGCGGCCATGGCTCGCCGTCCTGGCCGCGCTCAGCGCCAACTCGCCGTACTGCCAGGGCCGGGACACCGGCTACGCCGCCTACCGCACCCTGGTGTGGTGGCGCTGGCCGTCGGCGGGACCGACGGAGCTGTTCGGGTCCGCCGAGCGGTATCACCGGCGGGTGGCGGAGATGCTGGCCACCGGGGTGATCCTCGACGAGGCGATGGCGTACTTCGACGCACGCCTGTCCGCGCGTTACCCGACGGTGGAGATCCGGGTGGCGGATGTGTGCCTGCGCGCGGACACCGCCGTGCTCGTCGCCGCGCTGGCCCGTGCCCTGGTGGAGACGGCGGCACGTGACTGGCGGGCGGGCCGGCCACCGCTCGACCACGACGTCTGCCTGCTGAGGCTGGCCGCCTGGCAGGCCGCCCGGGCGGGCCTGGAGGAGGATCTGCTCGACCCGGTGACCATGCGGCCCCGGCCCGCCGCGGACGTGGTGCGGTCGTTGCTGGAGCACGTCGGGGACGCGCTGACGGACAGCGGAGACACGGACTGCGTCGAAGCGGCCGTGGCCGGGCTGCTCGGCAGAGGGAACGGCGCGCGTGAACAGCGGCTGCTCAAGGAGCGCACGGGCAGCCTGCGCGAGGTCGTCACGGAGTGTGTACGGCGCACCCAGCTCTGCCGCTGA
- a CDS encoding SDR family oxidoreductase: MKIQGVTALVTGANRGLGQVMARMLLERGARRVYGGARDPRTVVEPGVTPVRLDVTDPVQVAAAARTCSDVTLLINNAGVLTDSALLAAPDTAAARTEMEVNYFGTLALCRAFAPLLIGNAPGAIVNVLSIASWFTNPAMGSYSASKAAAWALTNGIRGELHDTGVLVVGVHCGYIDTDMAAHVTGPKNTPEAIARQTFDAVEADRTEVLADERTRQTRAALGLLPGEFPTGSR, from the coding sequence ATGAAGATCCAGGGTGTGACGGCGCTCGTCACCGGTGCCAACCGCGGGCTCGGCCAGGTCATGGCGCGGATGCTCCTGGAGCGCGGCGCCCGGCGGGTCTACGGCGGCGCCCGGGACCCGCGGACGGTCGTGGAGCCCGGTGTGACCCCGGTCCGCCTCGACGTCACCGATCCCGTCCAGGTGGCCGCCGCGGCCCGGACGTGTTCCGATGTGACCCTGCTGATCAACAACGCCGGAGTGCTGACCGACAGCGCCCTGCTGGCCGCACCCGACACGGCCGCCGCTCGCACGGAGATGGAGGTCAACTACTTCGGCACGCTCGCCCTGTGCCGCGCCTTCGCACCGCTGCTCATCGGCAACGCGCCCGGCGCCATCGTCAACGTGCTGTCCATCGCGAGCTGGTTCACCAACCCGGCGATGGGCTCCTACAGCGCCTCCAAGGCCGCCGCGTGGGCCCTGACCAACGGGATCCGCGGCGAACTCCACGACACCGGCGTCCTCGTCGTCGGCGTGCACTGCGGTTACATCGACACGGACATGGCCGCCCATGTCACCGGCCCCAAGAACACCCCGGAGGCGATCGCCCGGCAGACGTTCGACGCTGTCGAAGCGGACCGTACGGAGGTACTCGCCGACGAACGCACCCGGCAGACCAGGGCGGCCCTCGGACTCCTTCCCGGCGAATTCCCCACCGGAAGCCGGTGA
- a CDS encoding Fpg/Nei family DNA glycosylase has product MPELPDVEGYREVLNTCGRGRRVRRVDVRDTGVLRGVGARHLRREVEGQRLGRPWRHGKLLVVPFGDGPALVWHFGMTGELVCTGADDPLQTHDRVVLALDDERQLRYRDQRKLQGVRLCPDQRALERLLARLGPDALEMDRPDFLELLAGRRGAVKSVLMDQSLIAGLGNLLSDEILWRARVAPRRPARDLDESEARHVFTAMRRVLATANRAGRVPPRRTWLTGRRDDAEPACPRCGERLRSRRVSGRRTVWCAHCQH; this is encoded by the coding sequence ATGCCGGAGTTGCCCGACGTGGAGGGCTACCGCGAGGTGCTGAACACCTGTGGCCGCGGGCGGCGCGTCCGCCGTGTCGACGTACGGGACACGGGCGTGCTGCGCGGGGTCGGCGCGCGACACCTGCGACGGGAGGTGGAGGGACAGCGGCTGGGCCGCCCATGGCGGCACGGCAAGCTGCTGGTGGTCCCGTTCGGCGACGGCCCGGCCCTCGTCTGGCACTTCGGCATGACCGGTGAGCTGGTGTGCACCGGCGCGGACGACCCGCTTCAGACCCACGACCGGGTCGTCCTGGCCCTCGACGACGAACGGCAGCTGCGCTACCGCGACCAGCGCAAACTCCAGGGCGTCCGGCTCTGCCCGGACCAGCGGGCGCTGGAGCGGCTGCTGGCACGGCTGGGCCCCGACGCCCTGGAGATGGACCGCCCCGACTTCCTGGAGCTGCTCGCCGGGCGGCGGGGCGCCGTCAAGAGCGTGCTGATGGACCAGTCCCTCATCGCCGGTCTGGGTAATCTGCTCAGCGACGAGATCCTCTGGCGGGCCCGCGTGGCTCCCCGGCGCCCGGCGCGGGACCTGGACGAATCCGAGGCGCGTCACGTGTTCACGGCGATGCGCCGCGTGCTCGCCACCGCCAACCGGGCCGGACGCGTACCGCCGCGCCGTACCTGGCTCACCGGCCGTCGCGACGACGCCGAACCGGCCTGCCCCCGCTGCGGCGAACGACTGCGGTCCCGCCGCGTCTCCGGCCGCCGCACCGTCTGGTGCGCGCACTGCCAGCACTGA